Part of the Caulifigura coniformis genome, CACGGACGCATCCGGCAGCGGCAGTTGATCGATGCGGGCCAGGTGAAACTCGACGTTCGTCGCTCCCACTTCCGCCGCTCCCGCCCGAGCACGATCAACCATGTCGGGCGTCATGTCGATGCCGATGGCCTTGCCAGTCGGGCCCACTCGTTTCGACGCCAAGAGAACATCTAGGCCGCCGCCACTCCCGAGATCGACGACAGTCTCCCCTTCCCGCAGCCCCGCCAGAGCTACGGGATTTCCGCATGACAGGCCCATGTTCGCTTGTGGCGGGAGAGACGCGAGGTCTTGTTCCGAGTATCCGAACGCCGCCGCCACCGCACGGACTCCTGCGTGTTCGTTGTTGAGGCCACTGCGGGCCACAGCTCCGTACTGTTCTGAAACGACCTTCAATTGCTCTTCGGTATCCATCGGCTCCTCCAGCTAAATCGTTCATCGCCGAAAGGCGATCAAATCGGCAAAAAATTCACAGATCCGAGATCAAAGACTTCAGCTCCCCCAACGCCTTGGAGTTGACGCAATAACAGACGCGGGGCCCGTCCACTTCCCCCTGAATGAGTCCGCACTCTTTCAGGATCTTCAGGTGCTGGGAGACCGTCGACTGGGCCACCGGCAGCTCGTCCACGATCTCACCGCACACGCACGATTGGCGGCGGGTCAGGATTTGCAGAATCTTGACTCGTAGCGGGTGCGCGATTCCCCACGCCAGTTCAGCCAATCGCTCATCGACGGGAACGCCGCGGCGATCCGCGGCGGGGGCGCACGTCCGATTTGCCTTCGCCGCTCGTGTCATTCAACCGCTCCTAATTATCGTTCATTCACGATAGGCGATGTGAGTGCATTTGTCAAACTTGGAATTCTCGATTGCCCGAACGGCCCCTGCAGGGGCATTCTGGTACACCCAGTGGAGATGTATCAGCGAGCTTTGCTGCGGAGGACAACAATGAGTCAGCCCAAGATGACCTTTCACGTCGAATCGCGGCGAGTCGATGCCCATTCCAGCACGTCGCGTTGCAAGGACGCGGAGATCCCTCTGGATACCGACCTCGCCGGGAACCGGGATGCATTCAATCCTGCCGAACTGCTGCTGGCTGCACTTTCGGCGTGCATCATCAAAGGGATCGAACGCGTGTCTCCGATTCTTCGGTTCACGTTCACTTCGCTCGAAGTCAAGGTGGTCGGCGTCCGACAGGATGTTCCACCGAAGATGGAGTCCATCGACTACGAAATCATCATCGAGACTGACCAGTCAGACCATCAACTGGACCTGCTACACGAGAACGTGAAGAAATACGGAACTGTCTTCAACACCGTGGCGCCAGGAACCGTGCTCCGCGGCGTGCTGCGCCGCAAAGGGGCTGAAGAATGATCAGACAGAATTCGTCGATCTTGAAGCAGCCGGAAGCCCTTCATGAGTGACCAGACCCATGTCACGATCGGATTGGTCTTACCTGCCGTCCCGGACGCCCACGATGCCTGCGTGCAGCGCCTGGCCAATTTGCTCAGCGCTCAAGATGGGATTGAAAAGGCCCATCTGGCAGCTCGCACTGCTCCGGGGCCCGACGAACTCTGCATCCACTTCGACTCGACTCGGCTATCCGTCGGAGAGGTCCGAGCGCTCGCGGCACGGGCCGGGGCGGAAATCGAACATCGCTTCGGTCACCTTCTGGTTCGATCCCAGCCATTGCACGCGCGCCAGGCGCTGATGGCGGAAGCACGAATCAAAAGAATCCCCGGCGTACTTGATGCAGGGTTGTCCCCCGCGGGAGTGCTGCGTGTTGAGTTCGATCGACACGTCACCGGTGAAGCCGACCTTCGCGAGGCCGTGTCAAAGATCGGCATTCGGGTCCTCACCCCGGCAGCTGCGCCAGTTCCGGGAGCCGCGGCTCATGAACAGGGCGGACTGTTGGGCGGGCCGTGGGAGCTTCGTTTCGCCATCCTGTGCGGAGCGGCCCTTTTGCTCGGCTGGCTGGTGTCCTGGACGTCGGTCACGCCTTGGCTGACATGGGGCCTTTATCTCGCCGCATATTTCTTTGGTGGGTTCTTCACGTTCCGCGAAGCAATCGCAGACCTGCGCGCCCGTCGCTTTGAGATCGACTTTTTGATGCTCGTGGCGGCTGTCGGGGCAGCGACGCTGGGCGACTGGTTCGAGGGGGCGTTGCTGTTGTTTCTGTTCAGTCTCGGGCATGCCCTGGAACACTATGCCATGGGCCGTGCCAAGCGGGCGATTGAATCGCTGGCCGAACTCGCACCGCAGACAGCACTGGTGCGTCGCGACGGGAAGACCGAAGTGCTTCCCGTGGAGCAGCTGCGGCCCGGAGACATCGCGATCGTCAAGCCGAACGAACGACTTCCGGCGGACGGGTTCGTGGTCAAAGG contains:
- a CDS encoding ArsR/SmtB family transcription factor, with the translated sequence MTRAAKANRTCAPAADRRGVPVDERLAELAWGIAHPLRVKILQILTRRQSCVCGEIVDELPVAQSTVSQHLKILKECGLIQGEVDGPRVCYCVNSKALGELKSLISDL
- a CDS encoding OsmC family protein, producing MSQPKMTFHVESRRVDAHSSTSRCKDAEIPLDTDLAGNRDAFNPAELLLAALSACIIKGIERVSPILRFTFTSLEVKVVGVRQDVPPKMESIDYEIIIETDQSDHQLDLLHENVKKYGTVFNTVAPGTVLRGVLRRKGAEE